gatcaggtggcggtcaggcccaattctatgcttttcctgccaggccagatgttgtttccTCAAAtgcagtgatcataggtattgtttcagtgtgccagatggaggcttctatattatttgaccctgattccacttattcatatgtatcatcgtattatgctcattatctggatatgccatgtgagtccttagtttcacctatttgtatatctacaccggtaggagatattattactgtggaccgtgtgcatcggtcgtgtgtggtaactattggagaattagagactagagttgatatcttattactcggtatggttggtttcgatgtaatcctgggaatagattggttgtctccatgtcatgctattctggactatcaCGAAAAAACCATGATGTTGACGATgctggggttgccaaaggttgaatggagaggttctctaggatttgttcctagcaaggtaatttcttatttgaaggcccaacgtatggttggaaagggatgtttgtcatatttggcctttgtgagagatgttgatgctgatactcctattattgattcagtaccggtcgtgcgagactttccagatgtatttcctgcagaatTGTCGGGTATAccactcgacagggatattgatttcggtattgacttggtgcagggtactcggcccatttctattcctctgtatcgtatggcaccaactgagttaaaagaattgaaagagcaacttcaggaactccttgaaaaggggtttattaggcctagcgtgtcaccttggggtgcaccggttctgtttgtgaagaagaaagatggtattatacggatgtgcatcgattataggtagttgaagaaagttacaatcaagaataaatatcctttgccgcgtattgatgacttatttaactagcttcagggagcgagggtgttatccaaaattaatttgagatcggggtatcaccagttgaaaattcgaaattcggatattctaaagacggcattcagaactcgttgtGGTCACTACGAATTTTTtgtgatgtctttcgggctaactaATGTcgcaacaacatttatgcatttgatgaatagtgtattccagctatatcttgatttatttgtcgtagtatttattgatgatattctggtgtactcacatagccagtaggagcatgcacaacacttgggtattgtattacagagtctgagagatgagagactttatgccaaattttctaagtgtgagttctggcttagttcggtggcattcttgggatatATAGTGTCtggtgaaggaattaaggtggatccgaagaaaatagagacagttcagagttggcccagaccaccttcagttactgagatttggagttttctcgacttggccggttattatcgtcgcttcgtggagggtttctcgtctattgcatcgcctatgactaaattgacctagaaaggtgccccgttcaggtggtaagataagtgtgaggagagctttcagaagctcaagacagctttgactagagctccagtattggtgttgcctatatgttcagagtcttatactgtgtactgtgacgcgtcgcgtattggtctcggcgcagtacttatgcaagacggcagggtgatttcctatgcatccagacaattaaaggcacatgagaagaattatccggtccacggccttgagttagcagctatagttcatgccttgaaaaCTTGGCGGCATTAcatgtacggtgtccagtgtgaggtatataccgatcattgGAGTCtataacatttgtttaaacagaaggatcttaatttgcggcagcgtaggtggttagagttgcttaaggattatgatatcaccattatctatcatcccggaaaggctaatatagtggccgatgccttgagtcataaggcgaagagtttgggcagcttagtatACTTactggtagtagagaggcctttagcattggatgttcaggccttggccaaccagtttgttagattggatgtttccgagccgaatcgagttttggcttgtgtggtttctcggtcttctttatatgatcgtatcagagagtgccagtatgatgatccacatctgcttgtccttaaggacacggttcaacacggtgatgccaaggaagtcactattggagatgacggtgtattacggatgcagggcaagctatgtgtgcttaatgtagatggtttgcgtgagctgattctccaggaaactcacagttcgcggtactctattcatccaggcgccgcgaagatgtatcaggatttgaggcagcactattggtggaggcgaatgaagaaagatatagttgggtttgtagctcggtgtttaaattgtcaacaggtaaagtgcGAGCATCATAGACCAGGAGGATTactttagagacttgaaattccggagtggaaatgggagcgtattaccatagacttcgtagttgggcttccatgaacattgaggaagtttgatgcgatttgggtgattgtagatagg
The DNA window shown above is from Nicotiana tomentosiformis chromosome 8, ASM39032v3, whole genome shotgun sequence and carries:
- the LOC138896810 gene encoding uncharacterized protein, encoding MLSGAPQQSPRLTAPVPVVPPPAQPARGGGLAARGRPRGGGRSGGGQAQFYAFPARPDVVSSNAVIIGIVSVCQMEASILFDPDSTYSYVSSYYAHYLDMPCESLVSPICISTPVGDIITVDRVHRSCVVTIGELETRVDILLLGMVGFDVILGIDWLSPCHAILDYHEKTMMLTMLGLPKVEWRGSLGFVPSKVISYLKAQRMVGKGCLSYLAFVRDVDADTPIIDSVPVVRDFPDVFPAELSGIPLDRDIDFGIDLVQGTRPISIPLYRMAPTELKELKEQLQELLEKGFIRPSVSPWGAPVLFVKKKDGIIRMCIDYR